Proteins encoded in a region of the Elaeis guineensis isolate ETL-2024a chromosome 7, EG11, whole genome shotgun sequence genome:
- the LOC105048598 gene encoding uncharacterized protein isoform X1, which yields MSRIPKWKAEKTKVKAVFRLQFHATRIPQPGWDKLFVSFIPADVGKATAKTNKANVRNGNCKWPDPIYETTRLLQNTRTKNYDEKFYKLVVAMGSSRSSLLGEVSINLANFADALKPSSVALPLHGCDFGTVLHVTVQLLSSKTGFREFEQQRELSVKRFQTTSSQSNYDLDETAAAPSEAASEQIDKVNARVRLREDFAGLPSLEEVGESNEDYADSAAGVDDSSYTSDSLYAEKNDISNAHEIDNFKSIISADVSEFSLGQSQSPRPQKEDHHGSRLYTQGSNDWTHGWSSDYSIDNDLAAAYEENNTLRVRLEVAESAFLQLKMEARSLQHMTDELGAETQNLAQQLAVELASGEQMTREVSILKLECSKLKSDLEEIKSVRVKQQIPERSHFPQKMTYDLVDTSFDDKLGDNVLSVDQDCMFHNLQVKWIQDLLIAKGKVQEIQNKACLGYHGSDFDFLRGDFEVLECVLHNLKQGMVEGLGLERSCSDYHCPEVMVYGISGSRQVFHEHEPLRKNLDAANEMEEKMSELLGKLEESKTEKENLSKKMDQMDCYYEAFIQELEANHNQALKELESLRNEHSSCLYTIPVLRGQIEEMNEQLMRFAEDKNSLESHSKELERRAMASENALKRVRQKYSVAVDHLQKDLELLSFQVLSMYETNENLAKQAFRDAPQLFYEDYPEETSEEARSCMYKDHVSTSFHPEQYKPVFTRMQAETGSTKADLESSQMQNGASEHIMYKIEYKVSQTGMSTNVEVQPKDEAFVNGFTLENFGHDTLEHDIISVKKDLVFCGDLSPEPKRDELPEKLISHKYQHDPKLPDNAEPVQTCSETGDNQLDDANGMEKMGPSLYKLKELPLQTEVELSEMHMCNMHWKVFSDVLQETLCDVYDGIRYLKGKMVELVQQLEHSTAMKESLMLKVANSLDEARVAREDEAKCICKCDDLSMKNQILEAKLEDVSEENNFLAQKISENEKLILDYRAYESKFKAFTEERKEFENLLKEERLQKSSLQNEIRSLIDDFKTLKEAFDHQSSLNVDLQKSVTFLQEKLANLGTNLIHCNEKINGSAFDGTSLQQDLENKNYFAVFICFEQFQQEAGKKILQFIQEKKEIEKQGEIAKLSLHKTESQMLHMKRKFESDLEEITKKQDFSNTLVEKLQLELQNVAEKLKISLEAEGKNVSKNRELSSKIAVLELDLQHATDENGDLAQKLLVFGSVKEELERTKISLMNCMQEKAALMMSIQSGNEASIQTENELRSLKETLQCTHQDLQIERELREEFEATVTNLSSQLTEKDQQLLSFEEQQSELGHLRKKVLDIETANIGLQHLLLQNEENRIKVEDENLLFHLKVADMENHLEAILENSLAAELKATYMRSQFHTRMRDLVRQLQALERDLQELRLKHTDAKILLETHIAGKAQLADENAKLSTTLQLLKSEFETIVCEKEGLVDCISRYKAICVEDEDKMASAASVEVDSLERQKYEDEIQQLKNMVVNFEEEVDNLKLSGCELEIMDIILRSKWDEQRSQISLLVEFVHELGKLREQNYDLSYKLSEQILKTQEFKSLSIHLRELKDKADAECHQAREKKEREGSSFAMQESLRIAFIKEQYESKLQELRNQLHISKKYAEEMLLKLQNALDEVESGKKNEVALAKRVEELSKKILDLETELQTVLTDTRELDKAHDRMNAELECAMLNLDCCKEEKLMLETSLQECNEERTKIRIELDLVKQFLEHMTSLEDFQTRGDHESVAPNVTSIGQLLGDSSSGSGLSAVYQEAQNSIGICSGKDTAAAAPMDPLDNVDREKLLTMSCMLSSCGDLEDVQPACINKNSHLSHQVTSQAIQDSKSALEPEVALKSHMEDIADFEEHVKERQRLKASMDLLQKELENLKNENLSSFLPLEDHHLDPSLQGLQSELSQLEMANEHLGSIFPSFKELPGSGNALERVLAFELELAEELQLKEKSDICFQSSFFRQHNDKASIFQSFRDINELIHDMLEVKQRHAAVETELKEMQGRFLQLSLQFAELEGERQKLIMTLKNRVPMKS from the exons ATTCCTCAGCCAGGATGGGACAAATTATTTGTATCCTTTATCCCTGCTGATGTAGGAAAAGCGACTGCAAAGACAAACAAAGCAAATGTGAGGAATGGAAATTGTAAATGGCCAGATCCAATCTATGAAACTACAAGACTTCTGCAGAATACGAGGACCAAAAATTATGATGAGAAGTTCTATAAGCTTGTGGTGGCAATG GGATCCTCTCGGTCTAGTCTTCTTGGGGAGGTCAGCATCAACCTTGCTAACTTTGCAGATGCACTGAAGCCTTCCTCTGTTGCACTACCTCTTCATGGTTGTGACTTTGGAACAGTTTTACAT GTCACAGTACAGCTCCTCTCCTCCAAAACTGGCTTCAG AGAATTTGAGCAGCAAAGGGAGCTTAGTGTGAAGAGATTCCAGACAACATCAAGCCAGAGCAATTATGATCTGGATGAAACTGCAGCAGCGCCATCAGAGGCAGCCAGTGAACAGATAGACAAG GTTAATGCAAGGGTCAGGCTTAGAGAAGATTTTGCTGGGCTTCCTTCACTTGAAGAGGTGGGGGAGTCAAATGAAGATTATGCAGACTCAGCTGCTGGAGTTGATGATTCATCATATACGTCAGATAGTTTATATGCTGAAAAGAATGATATTTCCAACGCCCATGAAATTGATAACTTTAAGAGCATAATATCTGCTGATGTCAGTGAGTTTTCCCTGGGTCAAAGTCAGAGCCCTAGACCTCAGAAAGAGGACCATCATGGGAGTCGGCTTTATACACAAGGGAGCAATGATTGGACACATGGGTGGAGTTCAGACTACTCTATTGATAATGATCTAGCCGCAGCTTATGAAGAAAATAATACGCTGAGAGTAAGATTGGAGGTAGCTGAGTCAGCTTTTCTACAGCTTAAAATGGAGGCAAGGTCACTGCAACACATGACTGATGAGTTAGGTGCTGAAACACAGAACTTGGCCCAACAGCTTGCAGTTGAGCTTGCTTCGGGTGAACAAATGACTAGAGAAGTCTCAATATTAAAACTGGAGTGTTCGAAACTTAAAAGTGATCTTGAAGAAATAAAATCTGTTAGAGTGAAGCAGCAAATTCCTGAAAGAAGTCATTTTCCTCAAAAGATGACATATGACTTGGTAGATACTTCATTTGATGACAAGCTTGGGGATAATGTTCTTTCTGTGGATCAGGACTGTATGTTTCATAATTTGCAGGTCAAATGGATCCAGGATCTGTTGATTGCTAAGGGCAAAGTTCAAGAAATTCAAAACAAGGCTTGCCTCGGATACCATGGAAGTGATTTTGATTTCCTTCGTGGTGATTTTGAGGTTCTTGAATGTGTTCTCCATAATCTCAAGCAAGGTATGGTTGAAGGACTGGGTCTGGAAAGATCTTGCAGCGACTATCATTGTCCAGAAGTTATGGTTTACGGTATTAGTGGCTCTCGTCAAGTCTTTCATGAACATGAGCCTCTGAGGAAAAATCTTGATGCTGCAAACGAGATGGAGGAGAAAATGAGTGAACTCTTAGGGAAACTGGAGGAGTCCAAAACTGAGAAGGAAAATCTCTCCAAAAAAATGGACCAGATGGATTGCTACTATGAAGCATTTATTCAGGAACTTGAGGCGAATCACAATCAAGCACTCAAGGAGTTGGAAAGCCTTAGAAATGAACATTCTTCTTGTCTTTATACAATCCCTGTTCTCCGAGGTCAGATTGAAGAAATGAACGAACAGTTGATGAGGTTCGCTGAAGATAAGAATAGCTTAGAATCTCATAGCAAGGAGCTTGAGAGAAGGGCTATGGCATCAGAAAATGCACTGAAAAGGGTTCGTCAGAAGTACTCTGTGGCAGTTGATCATCTACAGAAAGACCTTGAATTACTCTCTTTCCAGGTTTTGTCCATGTATGAGACAAATGAAAACCTTGCAAAGCAGGCTTTTAGAGATGCTCCCCAACTCTTTTATGAAGATTACCCTGAAGAAACTTCAGAAGAGGCACGTTCATGCATGTACAAGGATCATGTCTCAACTTCATTTCACCCAGAACAGTACAAGCCAGTTTTTACTAGAATGCAGGCAGAAACTGGATCTACAAAAGCTGACCTTGAATCATCTCAAATGCAGAATGGTGCATCAGAGCATATCATGTACAAAATAGAGTATAAAGTCTCTCAGACAGGCATGTCCACTAATGTCGAAGTGCAACCCAAGGATGAAGCATTTGTTAATGGATTCACATTAGAGAATTTTGGGCATGATACTTTAGAACATGATATTATTTCAGTGAAGAAGGATCTTGTATTTTGTGGTGATCTGTCTCCAGAGCCTAAGAGAGATGAACTTCCTGAAAAATTGATCAGCCATAAGTATCAGCATGATCCTAAACTACCTGATAATGCCGAACCAGTTCAGACATGTAGTGAAACAGGTGACAACCAATTGGATGATGCAAATGGCATGGAAAAGATGGGACCATCGCTTTATAAGCTGAAAGAACTCCCCTTACAAACAGAAGTGGAACTCTCGGAAATGCATATGTGTAACATGCACTGGAAAGTTTTCTCAGATGTTTTACAGGAAACTCTTTGTGATGTATATGATGGGATTAGGTACTTGAAGGGCAAGATGGTCGAACTTGTACAGCAGCTAGAACATTCGACTGCTATGAAGGAATCCTTGATGCTAAAGGTGGCAAATTCGTTGGATGAGGCCAGAGTAGCGAGGGAGGATGAAGCTAAATGCATCTGTAAATGTGATGATCTGTCaatgaaaaatcaaattttggaAGCAAAATTGGAAGATGTTTCGGAAGAGAACAATTTTCTTGCTCAAAAGATTTCAGAGAATGAAAAACTGATTCTGGATTACAGAGCTTATGAAAGTAAATTTAAGGCTTTTACCGAAGAAAGGAAGGAATTTGAAAACTTGCTAAAAGAGGAAAGGCTACAAAAAAGCAGTCTTCAGAATGAAATTAGATCTCTGATTGATGACTTTAAAACACTGAAGGAAGCATTTGATCATCAGTCCTCATTGAATGTTGATCTGCAGAAAAGTGTTACTTTTCTTCAAGAGAAGTTGGCGAATTTAGGTACAAATTTGATTCATTGTAATGAGAAAATCAATGGCTCTGCTTTTGATGGCACAAGTCTACAACAAGACTTGGAAAACAAGAATTACTTTGCTGTCTTCATATGCTTCGAACAGTTCCAGCAAGAAGCAGGTAAGAAAATACTTCAGTTTATTCAGGAGAAGAAAGAGATTGAAAAACAAGGAGAGATTGCTAAACTTTCATTACACAAGACAGAATCACAAATGCTTCACATGAAGCGGAAATTTGAATCTGACTTAGAAGAGATAACAAAGAAGCAAGATTTTTCCAACACACTGGTAGAGAAGCTTCAACTCGAATTGCAAAATGTTGCGGAGAAGCTAAAGATTAGCTTAGAAGCGGAAGGGAAAAATGTATCAAAAAATAGAGAGTTGTCATCAAAAATTGCAGTTCTGGAACTTGATCTACAACATGCTACTGATGAGAATGGGGATCTTGCTCAGAAGCTACTGGTATTTGGGAGTGTCAAGGAGGAACTTGAAAGGACTAAAATCAGTCTTATGAATTGCATGCAGGAAAAAGCAGCATTGATGATGTCTATACAGTCTGGAAATGAGGCATCCATCCAGACAGAAAATGAGCTTAGAAGTCTAAAAGAAACTCTGCAATGTACCCATCAAGATCTGCAAATTGAAAGAGAATTGAGAGAGGAATTTGAGGCCACAGTTACAAATCTTTCATCACAACTGACAGAGAAAGATCAGCAGTTGCTATCTTTTGAAGAACAACAATCTGAATTGGGCCATCTCAGGAAAAAGGTTTTGGATATAGAAACAGCAAATATTGGATTGCAGCATCTTCTGTTGCAGAATGAAGAAAACCGAATCAAAGTGGAGGATGAGAATTTGCTTTTTCACCTTAAAGTTGCTGACATGGAAAATCACTTGGAAGCTATCCTTGAAAATTCATTAGCAGCTGAACTTAAAGCTACGTATATGAGAAGTCAATTCCACACCAGAATGCGGGACCTTGTTCGCCAACTTCAGGCATTGGAGAGGGACCTTCAGGAGCTTCGTTTAAAGCATACAGATGCTAAAATCTTGCTTGAAACACATATAGCTGGTAAAGCACAATTAGCTGATGAAAATGCAAAACTATCAACCACTCTGCAGTTATTGAAATCTGAATTTGAAACTATTGTTTGTGAAAAAGAAGGCCTTGTGGATTGCATAAGCAGATACAAGGCAATATGTGTGGAAGATGAAGATAAGATGGCTAGTGCTGCATCTGTGGAAGTTGATAGTCTAGAAAGGCAAAAGTACGAAGATGAAATTCAGCAGCTGAAAAATATGGTGGTCAATTTTGAAGAAGAGGTGGATAATTTGAAATTATCTGGATGCGAGCTAGAAATTATGGATATAATACTCAGATCCAAATGGGATGAACAGCGAAGCCAAATATCATTGCTTGTGGAATTTGTTCATGAGTTGGGGAAGTTAAGAGAGCAAAACTATGACCTTAGTTACAAACTCTCTGAACAGATTTTGAAGACACAAGAATTTAAGAGCCTCTCTATCCATCTTAGAGAACTCAAAGACAAAGCAGATGCTGAGTGTCATCAAGCtcgtgaaaaaaaagagagagagggatcaTCATTTGCCATGCAGGAATCACTGAGAATTGCTTTTATCAAAGAGCAATATGAATCAAAGCTTCAAGAGCTAAGAAATCAACTGCACATCTCTAAAAAATATGCAGAAGAAATGCTATTGAAATTGCAAAATGCTCTTGATGAAGTTGAAAGCGGAAAGAAAAATGAGGTTGCCCTTGCAAAGAGAGTTGAAGAGCTGTCAAAGAAAATCTTGGACTTGGAGACTGAGCTACAGACAGTTCTGACAGATACAAGAGAATTAGATAAAGCTCATGACAGAATGAACGCTGAACTGGAGTGTGCTATGTTAAATCTCGACTGCTGCAAGGAAGAAAAGCTTATGCTTGAAACTTCCTTGCAAGAATGCAATGAGGAAAGGACAAAAATCAGAATCGAACTCGACTTGGTGAAACAATTTTTAGAGCATATGACATCATTAGAAGATTTCCAGACGCGAGGAGACCATGAATCTGTTGCTCCCAATGTTACATCAATTGGGCAACTTTTGGGAGATAGCAGTTCTGGTTCTGGTTTATCAGCTGTCTACCAAGAGGCACAAAATTCAATAGGTATCTGTTCTGGAAAAGATACTGCAGCTGCTGCTCCTATGGATCCCTTAGATAATGTAGACAGAGAGAAACTCCTGACCATGAGTTGCATGTTGAGCTCATGTGGAGATTTGGAAGATGTACAGCCAGCATGCATCAACAAAAACTCACATCTGAGTCATCAAGTAACCTCACAGGCCATACag GATTCCAAAAGTGCACTGGAACCAGAGGTTGCGTTGAAGAGTCATATGGAAGACATTGCTGATTTCGAGGAGCATGTCAAAGAACGGCAAAGATTGAAGGCAAGCATGGACCTCCTTCAAAAAGAG CTGGAAAATCTGAAGAATGAGAATTTGTCTTCATTTCTTCCACTTGAAGATCATCATTTGGACCCATCCCTTCAGGGTTTACAAAGTGAATTATCACAGCTTGAGATG GCAAATGAACATTTGGGAAGCATTTTCCCTTCATTTAAAGAACTTCCTGGCAGTGGCAATGCATTGGAGAGGGTTCTtgcattcgaacttgagcttgcaGAGGAATTGCAATTAAAGGAAAAATCAGACATTTGCTTTCAGAG CTCATTTTTTAGGCAACATAATGATAAAGCTTCAATATTCCAAAGCTTCAGAGACATCAATGAACTAATACATGACATGCTTGAGGTGAAGCAGAGACATGCTGCTGTAGAAACTGAGCTGAAAGAAATGCAGGGTCGATTCTTGCAGCTTAGCCTGCAGTTTGCTGAGTTAGAGGGAGAGAGACAGAAGCTTATAATGACACTCAAAAACAGAGTACCTATGAAATCATAG